AGTAAAAAACAGGGGTGTTTTAAACACTTAAACacacatgaaaagaaaaaaaaaacataaaaaggcTGATGTGGCATTTAACAACAAAaatacatttaataataataataataataataaatggatttaacaGAATGAACAGATTTACACCACTGTGTGCCTCAATATAAGCAAAATGGTCTAATATTTATGAGATTATTCAGATGAAACATATCTAATCATTTTACTAACTTTATAAAGTGTACTTTATTCCTACATGCACAAATAATTCCTCTCAGGAGTTTAATTATTTTAGAAAATACTTTATAATAtattgcacaattttttttttttactttgagacAAAATGAGGTAAAGAGACATACTGAACAGAGAAAAATCAGCACTGAGCATGACatgtccaacaaaatattagtgtaattaattaattgattaaaacaaaaatataaaatcacttaaaatgattGGAAATTGTTTGGAGAATATCGTAATTCCACAGCATCttacaaagcattaactttatttgtttgtttatatttctgttttttttgtagTGTATCATATTTATGTGTACAGTCTTTGTTTAATTTGAATAATTAATGAAGTTTGAATGATATTTATTCATAAGTGCATATGCATAAAACCAGAATGGGAATTTCCTCACATAGGAAAACAATAACAAACACAGGATGGTTGATGGTCACTGAATTGTGAATAGTTTATACTTTATTCATTATGTCAGGTTTATAATTATAATAGATATCTGTTTAATATTCATTTccaatttaaatatttaaattctCACTGCCTGAAATGAGAAACGAGCTTCACACGATCAAAAAGCTGATTAAAGGAGAAAATGTGACTTCAGCTTCTCAGTTCATCAtttaatgcacacacacacacacacacacacacaaacagctgaGTTtgctttaagttataaatcagacaCAGGTACTGTATAACATTGCCTGAAAATCCTGAGTCATAGTAATTAAGCAGAGAATCCAGTACAGACCAGCTGAGTAAAACATCATGGcagagtgaacacacacacacacacacacacacacacacacacacacacacacacacacacagttttctcAGTTTCTCACTTGTGCTCCTGGGGCCCTCGCTCCACATGTTTTCATCGTTCTCTGCTCtacctgactgtgtgtgtgtgtgtgtgtgtgtgtgtgtgtgtgtgtggggtggtggtggtggtgtccaGGAGGGAGATTGACAAACACTGGGTTAAAGTATCACTGTTATACTCACATCATATGCTGTCCTCAATGTGTAAcatttgctctgtgtgtgtgtgtgtgtgtgtgtgtgtgtgtgtgtgtgtttaaataaaTAGGccagtggaggggtgaaatgcacAACCACAGCACCACAACACAGAGTGCCACTGGTGGTGTGTTTGAAAACAGCTTTGAGATGAGGGTCATTAACTTGGTGAGCTCTTTCACACTCTGTACACACACCCTCTGTTTATTACGCCGTCTGTTTATTACGCCGTCTGTTTATTACGCCGTCTGTTTATTACACTGTGttcattattacacatttatTACTCTGTTACTCCGTGTGTGTTTGTGCCCATGTAATTATCACTCTCAGTGCATTTATGACCATCTATGTTTATGACTCcatgtgtatttattatttacgaAGTCATCAACAATTACATCTCTGTAATTAAACATCACACACAAACTAGCTCTTTGTGTTTGTGTTCCCGGTCCGGGTCTCAGGGTCCTGATCCGTCTCTGGCGTATCGTCCAGAGGAGCTTCCCAACAACGGGAAAGACATATCTGACTTCAGAAACTTCGAGGTAAAATAAACACAGTGAAATTACCGAGAAAAGAAATGACATCAGGGTTCAAATGAACTGCAGACTAAACTTTATTtctcgtgtgtgtgagacagaacaGAGATCTTTTTCAATGTGTGTTTAATACGTATAGACTGATGCACACACACCAGACCCTGGACTTTGTCAGAAAGAAGGTCAGTACACacatgcttacacacacacacacacacacacacacactccatcataCTCCGAGTCTGACTATGCTGTCCTCTCACTGACTCCTCCCTCCTCTTCCTTGGCTCCTCTTTGTTCTTCCTGACTCCTCCCTCCTCTTCACTGACTCCTCCTTCCACTCACTGACTCCTCCCTCCTTTTTTTGACCATCATTCAATCAAAGTCTGTATAAGAGAAGGGTCTATCTGCAGTCTCACAGATCACAAGACACACCCATTTTACAACACGACACACCCACTTCTGTACATGACACACCCCTTGAGCTGATGCATGTTAACAGCCAGAAGTACTGCTGGAAGTTTCTTctcctaacccaaaccccaacctgGAGTCTAATGAGGCTGGTGTCGTGTGCAAGATGGTGGCTCTTTCTGTGACGTGGGCGTGTCATGTAGTAGGCGTGTCGTTGAAGTACTGTACGTCTGTAGTTAGACGTACTTGCTATATAATAATCATTTACCTCTGACCCCAGCATGCCGAGTGGGCGGGTTGCACTCACGCTCAAATGACTATGATGGAGAGCATCGATAGTCTGGACCAGCTGGTCGACGAATCGGATCCTGACGTCGACTTCCCAAACTCCTTCCATGCCTTCCAAACTGCTGAAGGGATCCGCAGACAACATCCTGATAAAGGTGAGGACTGGGCGTGGCCCTCACAAACAGCAGAGAAGCTCTGATTACAATCAGTAAATACAATTACTCAAGTAACATTCCTGAGTTTAGTGACAGGAAACGATTTTTATTCAGATGAGAAACTCAGAGAAACAACACATGGTGAGGACAAGAAGGCATCTCTACTCACCTGTCAATCATCTGACTGTTAATTGATGAATCTCCGCCCCTTGCACTAGTGTTCAGGTGTTCTACTGTTGAGGTGTTTTGGGGGTTTGAAGAGAATTCTCTCTCCTTTTACAGAGTGGTTCCAGTTGGTCGGTCTCATTCATGACGTTGGAAAAATCATGGCCTTATGGGGAGAACCTCAGGTACCTGACCATCGTCcacattaaaacaaaacaattttaCAGGTAGGACAAATTTTGCCTTGcgtactaatgtgtgtgtgtgtgtgtgtgtgtgtgtgtgtcagtgggcCGTAGTGGGAGACACGTTTCCTGTTGGCTGCCGCTTTCAGAACTCCATTGTGTTCAGAGACACGACATTTACAGAGAATCCAGACAACAAGGACGAAACACTGAAGTGAGTTAATTATCTTTaaagcagctgcaaatcacaggtttatttaaataatattgtttggctttttttcgtggtctatcagatatattccattcagcgagcatgatactgaatgagtcaaagttgagtggctgaatggaatatatctgatagaccatgaaaaaaagccagacaatattattattattattattatacattcctttcaggtgttcaacacatctttctctttcaaaattctctcaaaatcttctgtatttaacgaagcaaatctggcggccatgtttgtttacaaatcatcAGAGaaatgctgcattcatgtgctatgggaagatgatattttccagttgggaagtggtatttaccagtgtgttgtgttcacatgcttttgttgttgttgacaaattaaagatggtggaccagattcagaatcaggcctgttatttggctaaaacaattatagattgccttgttcatcagctgcagcaggaatatgggttatcaaaagtcaaaaggtaaataatgctgaatattttctGATCATGACAaggagagattttcttaacacattgaatgccacgcagtttttggaaatttggctgtagccacaatgagagtagccagtatctaaatcattgttggcgttctttggacagccacagaatattttgtattaggctataatatacatattataataatataatatacataacatgactcgtttaaaaggtgagagtcagctttctgtaggtgaaaaccacttctttcttggttcataagctagtcttgtaccgctcgccgccatgttgaaaaggttaaagttcatctcatttcggcaactcgtgtatcaaaattttctacgagttgcccagtggaaaataccacaagagggggcgttcatgtgtgctttccatgtcggcgtttggtatttaccataattcccatagcacatgaacgcaccatcactcgctagcacggaagttacatctccgatgtgtgacgtcatgttgtcttgacaactgtgcaatatcgtaaaccatattcaacgctcattctccattgggtagagtgatgtaatacacgtaggataagcgatatgctaacaacattgcatgctatcaaaccaaatgaatgaaacccactagaagggaatagaacatgtttttattccatcaaaaaagtgtcctgtatgtataataattataattaatgcactcattttaaTACGAtataatttctatagtaacagctcattcacaggagcGTGTACAGCGGACGCTCTactgataataaacagatttttaaaagtCGTTGTTAAGGTGAGGTTTCTTGTAAGaagaaatgtgtttgtgtgtatcgtctctggaaggagtctccagtatcagtgcagtgcagtgtttcccacagaccaggtagcaatttgtgttgCTCCACTGTGccaatgagggaatcgtgcgcggtggtgtcgtggcggtcggtggagtcggtcattggggtgtatgcaaagtgtttacagcaggcggtgttcaaacacacagtatttttctttagagtcacctgctgggactattttaaagctacaagaagcatttgagattattcagttcaatctaaactcttttaagttctttaagagaagacagctaaaacaatttttaccagaaccctgcctggtttcattcctcaacccaactttacattacagggcaggccattagtttgctgggcttgatgttggtggaaaacctgtcttttaaatttatgaaaattactcaccaaaactgaagttaaagtttagtttttatcttagttttttgcctttttggtggcaatctttcaaacattctttagttgacattcaaggaataaattgcaaaaaacaagctggaggttcaaTACTCAGCTGGGTTAAAGCAGCAAACATTGAGAGtcaatgaaattataatagtCAAATAAATACGAAGTTATTATTAGCCTATGGGCATCCTACAGTAGCCTATCTCAACTACCGCATTTTATCTTTATCACATTGTTTGCTGCGTTTCCAACGTTACAGGCTGACAGCTGGACGTTCAATATTGATAAAGTTATAAGGCTAGCAGTTCATAAAGCTAGCATAAGGCTACCTTTTCTGAGTTACATACTGGGCAGGTGTGTTTGAGCACAGTACATCAAACTAACCTTTGGTAGACTCCAGATATCGTTGACCGTCTTCTCTGTGCTAAATATCTCGCAGCATTGGGTTTTCCTCTTGATAGCCCTCGAGCAGTATGCGTGGAGAGGAGGAGTGGGCGAAtcagctgccagtgtgtgtgcgtatcagtgatgcagtgatggtttatctacttcgccaataaagctaataaagatgtttcttaaaatattcagattttatgctt
The genomic region above belongs to Neoarius graeffei isolate fNeoGra1 chromosome 6, fNeoGra1.pri, whole genome shotgun sequence and contains:
- the miox gene encoding inositol oxygenase, whose amino-acid sequence is MRVINLGPDPSLAYRPEELPNNGKDISDFRNFENRDLFQCVFNTYRLMHTHQTLDFVRKKHAEWAGCTHAQMTMMESIDSLDQLVDESDPDVDFPNSFHAFQTAEGIRRQHPDKEWFQLVGLIHDVGKIMALWGEPQWAVVGDTFPVGCRFQNSIVFRDTTFTENPDNKDETLNTECGIYEAHCGLDNVLMSWGHDEYLYQVMKFNKCPIPEEGLYMIRFHSFYPWHTHENYTHLCNDKDVQMLPWVKEFNKFDLYTKSTDLPDVEQLKPYYQSLIDKYCPGVLHW